One Methylobacterium oryzae DNA window includes the following coding sequences:
- a CDS encoding lipopolysaccharide biosynthesis protein produces the protein MLRLVNRLSGRRRAGGLRYGANLLGQAAGRGVYLAAGFAAFVMVGHFAGPAALGRYGLALAILAVALIAADFGTTLTFGARLGAIGPEMRAAEFGRMLSARLVLGLGTGAALLGVLPMLPDAIRPALALAALLMPLAAARFLDALFQVCGRPGWSVWPSLANAALLVGGTALALWLQLPEAALSLVAVAAGIAYGAVGLALALRLVPARPASLPHALATIRAAAGVGVSNALGSLNGRISLMMLAAFAGAAELGQFTAGFRFFELGAAVAITLCAPLVPVFGRAVGPLVDGRSRAGTTALRARVRGALVPILAASCAGAVATCALAEPLVRLAFGPDFGRAVPVLRIATGMSVLLIAATILFAGLVPLGRTGFAVRGSAAACATNLFACTLLIPWDPLLGAGIAALLAEAAMLGVLAQAFWREAGPPLALADVPILAAPALLTVLAWAAGPAALAPAAVPAAAALSAALAGWLCLRRAPTDPLDLPLPEASS, from the coding sequence ATGCTTCGCTTGGTAAACCGATTGTCGGGACGGAGGCGCGCCGGCGGGCTGCGCTACGGCGCGAACCTGCTCGGTCAGGCGGCGGGGCGCGGCGTCTACCTCGCGGCCGGCTTCGCGGCCTTCGTGATGGTCGGCCATTTCGCCGGCCCGGCGGCGCTGGGCCGCTACGGCCTCGCCCTGGCGATCCTCGCGGTGGCGCTGATCGCGGCGGATTTTGGCACCACCCTGACCTTCGGGGCGCGGCTCGGCGCGATCGGGCCGGAGATGCGGGCGGCCGAATTCGGCCGGATGCTGTCGGCGCGCCTCGTCCTCGGTCTCGGGACCGGCGCCGCACTCCTCGGTGTCCTGCCGATGCTGCCGGACGCGATCCGGCCCGCCCTGGCGCTGGCCGCTCTCCTCATGCCGCTCGCGGCCGCCCGCTTCCTCGACGCCCTGTTCCAGGTCTGCGGGCGCCCGGGCTGGTCCGTCTGGCCGTCGCTCGCCAACGCCGCCCTGCTGGTCGGCGGGACGGCACTCGCGCTCTGGCTGCAGCTTCCGGAGGCGGCGCTCAGCCTCGTGGCGGTGGCCGCCGGCATCGCGTACGGCGCGGTCGGGCTGGCGCTGGCGCTGCGCCTCGTGCCCGCCCGCCCCGCCTCGCTGCCGCACGCGCTCGCGACGATCCGGGCCGCGGCGGGGGTGGGCGTCTCGAACGCCCTCGGCTCGCTCAACGGTCGGATCAGCTTGATGATGCTGGCCGCCTTCGCGGGCGCGGCCGAGCTCGGCCAGTTCACGGCCGGCTTCCGGTTCTTCGAGCTCGGCGCCGCGGTGGCGATCACCCTGTGCGCCCCGCTGGTGCCGGTCTTCGGGCGCGCCGTCGGGCCCCTGGTCGACGGACGGTCGCGCGCCGGCACGACCGCCCTGCGCGCGCGGGTCCGCGGCGCGCTGGTCCCGATCCTCGCCGCGTCCTGCGCCGGAGCGGTGGCGACCTGCGCCCTCGCGGAGCCGCTGGTGCGCCTCGCCTTCGGCCCGGATTTCGGCCGCGCCGTCCCGGTGCTGCGCATCGCCACCGGGATGAGCGTCCTGCTGATCGCCGCCACGATCCTGTTCGCGGGCCTCGTCCCGCTGGGCCGGACCGGCTTCGCGGTGCGCGGGAGCGCGGCGGCCTGCGCCACGAACCTCTTCGCCTGCACGCTGCTGATCCCCTGGGATCCGCTCCTCGGCGCGGGCATCGCCGCGCTGCTCGCCGAGGCCGCGATGCTCGGCGTCCTGGCCCAGGCCTTCTGGCGGGAGGCCGGACCGCCCCTCGCCCTGGCCGACGTGCCGATCCTCGCCGCGCCGGCCCTCCTCACCGTCCTCGCCTGGGCCGCCGGTCCCGCCGCCCTGGCGCCCGCGGCGGTGCCCGCCGCCGCGGCCCTCTCGGCCGCCCTCGCGGGGTGGCTGTGCCTGCGCCGCGCCCCGACCGATCCCCTCGACCTCCCGCTCCCGGAAGCCTCCTCATGA
- a CDS encoding serine acetyltransferase — translation MSETAAGPDLRLSRGVDAEAGRLRWAEVRAALSADRDHWRRRGGGPARLRRGYHAVWLYRLSRYAHERGWRMAAWLLWLVNGWWTGADIPPSSRIAGGLFLPQPYGTVIAGAVGRDAAFGIQASIGGLLKEPDQDIGGGPGLPVLGDDVVLEAGAIVLGAVPIGDRARIGPRTTILKPVQADEEVMPQPWRPLPGRGGAA, via the coding sequence ATGTCCGAGACAGCCGCTGGACCGGATCTGCGTCTCTCGCGCGGAGTGGACGCGGAGGCGGGGCGTCTCCGGTGGGCCGAGGTGCGGGCTGCCCTGTCCGCCGACCGCGATCACTGGCGCCGCCGCGGCGGCGGACCGGCCCGCCTGCGCCGGGGCTACCACGCGGTCTGGCTCTACCGCCTGTCCCGCTACGCCCACGAGCGCGGATGGCGGATGGCGGCGTGGCTGCTGTGGCTGGTGAACGGCTGGTGGACGGGCGCCGACATCCCGCCCTCCAGCCGCATCGCCGGCGGCCTGTTCCTGCCGCAGCCCTACGGGACGGTCATCGCCGGCGCCGTGGGCCGCGACGCCGCCTTCGGGATCCAGGCCTCCATCGGCGGCCTGCTGAAGGAGCCCGATCAGGACATCGGCGGCGGCCCCGGCCTGCCGGTGCTGGGCGACGACGTCGTCCTGGAGGCGGGCGCCATCGTGCTCGGCGCCGTCCCGATCGGTGACCGGGCCCGGATCGGCCCGCGGACCACCATCCTCAAGCCCGTCCAGGCCGACGAGGAGGTCATGCCGCAGCCCTGGCGGCCGCTTCCCGGCCGGGGGGGCGCGGCGTGA
- a CDS encoding serine acetyltransferase — translation MTDHVTLPGLRRLLAADFARVLRQTTGGKPTSRLRRAMHLTLPAMQVAILHRTAHLLHGRGWRRCAALVADLSLRLTGACLHPGSRLGPGLFVPHPARVAFCGTGGADLTLLPGTLVGPRDWVFPSQPFPADGPRLGDGAVVGAHAAVQGAVAIGAGATIGIGVCSLRDVPAGTVTMLVQRQLRSGGRGPEAGRGR, via the coding sequence ATGACCGACCACGTCACCCTGCCGGGCCTGCGGCGCCTCCTGGCGGCCGACTTCGCCCGCGTCCTGCGCCAGACGACGGGGGGCAAGCCGACCTCGCGGCTGCGGCGCGCGATGCACCTCACGCTGCCGGCCATGCAGGTGGCGATCCTCCACCGGACCGCGCACCTGCTGCACGGCCGGGGCTGGCGCCGCTGCGCCGCCCTGGTGGCGGACCTGTCCCTGCGGCTGACCGGCGCCTGCCTGCATCCGGGCTCGCGCCTCGGGCCCGGGCTGTTCGTGCCGCACCCGGCGCGGGTCGCCTTCTGCGGCACCGGGGGCGCCGACCTGACGCTCCTCCCCGGCACCCTGGTCGGGCCGCGGGACTGGGTCTTCCCGAGCCAGCCGTTCCCCGCCGACGGCCCCCGTCTCGGCGACGGCGCCGTGGTCGGCGCGCACGCCGCCGTGCAGGGGGCGGTTGCCATCGGCGCGGGCGCGACGATCGGGATCGGGGTCTGCAGCCTCCGGGACGTCCCGGCCGGCACCGTGACGATGCTGGTCCAGCGGCAGCTCCGCAGCGGCGGCCGCGGCCCGGAGGCGGGCCGTGGGCGCTAG
- a CDS encoding DUF1972 domain-containing protein, producing the protein MKSGGSGGRPTVAILGTRGVPAAHGGFETLAERLALELVARGWRVEVYCQVREPAPPMVWRGILLIPVAVRGDGAVSTIVFDLKCTLRAAFRPALPLVLGYNTAVFSLLYRLTAKRSVMNMDGIEWKRDRWSKPAKAWFWLNERLGSLFSTHLVADHPEIALHLARRTSAARITTIAYGADPVLEASTEPLATFGLRPRDYGLLIARVVPENLVLQIVRAWSEVRPGLPLLVLGKLAESDPYHCAVRAAGGPDVIFAGAIYEAERVAALRFHARFHIHGHTVGGTNPSLVEALGAGSPILAHDNPFNRWVAGPQALYFGDETELRRGILGLVRAGPRRLAVMGEASRRRHAEAFTWRGIFDAYERVLRRQLAPRRQGREARPAVRREHGRA; encoded by the coding sequence ATGAAATCCGGGGGATCGGGCGGGCGCCCGACAGTGGCGATCCTCGGCACCCGCGGGGTGCCGGCGGCGCACGGGGGGTTCGAGACGCTGGCGGAGCGCCTCGCGCTGGAGCTCGTGGCGCGCGGCTGGCGGGTCGAGGTCTATTGCCAAGTCCGCGAGCCGGCGCCCCCGATGGTCTGGCGCGGGATCCTGCTGATCCCGGTCGCGGTCCGGGGCGACGGCGCCGTCTCGACGATCGTGTTCGACCTGAAATGCACCCTGCGGGCGGCCTTCCGGCCGGCCCTGCCCCTCGTGCTCGGCTACAACACCGCGGTGTTCTCGCTGCTCTACCGGCTGACCGCCAAGCGCAGCGTGATGAACATGGACGGCATCGAGTGGAAGCGCGACCGCTGGTCGAAGCCCGCCAAGGCCTGGTTCTGGCTGAACGAGCGGCTCGGCAGCCTGTTCTCGACCCACCTCGTGGCGGACCATCCGGAGATCGCCCTGCACCTCGCCCGCCGGACCTCGGCCGCCCGGATCACCACCATCGCGTACGGCGCCGACCCGGTGCTGGAGGCCTCGACCGAGCCGCTGGCGACGTTCGGCCTGCGCCCGCGGGATTACGGCCTGCTGATCGCCCGGGTGGTGCCCGAGAACCTCGTGCTCCAGATCGTCCGGGCCTGGAGCGAGGTCCGGCCGGGCCTGCCGCTGCTCGTGCTGGGCAAGCTCGCGGAGTCCGACCCGTACCACTGCGCCGTCCGCGCGGCGGGCGGGCCGGACGTGATCTTCGCCGGCGCGATCTACGAGGCCGAGCGCGTGGCCGCACTCCGCTTCCACGCCCGGTTCCACATCCACGGCCACACCGTTGGCGGGACCAACCCGTCGCTGGTCGAGGCGCTGGGGGCGGGCTCGCCGATCCTCGCCCACGACAACCCGTTCAACCGCTGGGTGGCGGGGCCGCAGGCGCTGTACTTCGGTGACGAGACCGAGCTGCGGCGGGGCATCCTCGGCCTGGTCCGGGCCGGGCCGCGCCGCCTCGCGGTCATGGGCGAGGCGTCCCGTCGCCGCCACGCCGAGGCGTTCACGTGGCGCGGCATCTTCGACGCCTACGAGCGCGTGCTGCGCCGCCAGCTGGCGCCCAGGCGCCAGGGCCGGGAGGCGCGGCCGGCCGTCCGCCGCGAGCACGGGCGCGCGTGA
- a CDS encoding class I SAM-dependent methyltransferase has translation MVTVEQRLFREMGAGGYSRHDHRMEYIVRVNALLRSDMRVMEFGAGRGKWSDDPVPLRRHLGDFRGRCAQVVACDVDEAVLGNRSADEVRLIGHDGVLPFPDGSFDLISAFSVLEHIEHPEVTAAELGRVLAPGGWLCAWTPNRWGYVGIGARLVPKRLHARVLRLVEPRRVEIDSFVPLYTMNTEAARKRLFPTDRFEHFTYSFDGQPFYHGENIVLGKFWELLFRLTPGPFKGYHMVFIRKRP, from the coding sequence ATGGTCACGGTCGAACAGCGTCTGTTCCGGGAGATGGGAGCCGGGGGCTATTCCCGGCACGACCACCGGATGGAGTACATCGTGCGCGTCAACGCGCTGCTCCGCTCCGACATGCGGGTCATGGAGTTCGGCGCGGGGCGCGGCAAGTGGAGCGATGACCCGGTCCCACTGCGGCGGCACCTCGGCGACTTCCGGGGGCGCTGCGCCCAGGTCGTCGCCTGCGACGTCGACGAGGCGGTCCTCGGCAACCGGTCGGCCGACGAGGTCCGGCTGATCGGTCACGACGGGGTGCTGCCATTTCCGGACGGGAGCTTCGACCTGATCTCGGCCTTCTCGGTCCTCGAGCATATCGAGCACCCCGAGGTCACCGCGGCGGAGCTCGGCCGGGTGCTCGCGCCGGGCGGCTGGCTCTGCGCCTGGACGCCGAACCGCTGGGGCTATGTCGGGATCGGGGCGCGGCTCGTGCCGAAGCGGCTGCACGCCCGGGTGCTGCGCCTCGTCGAGCCGCGGCGGGTCGAGATCGACTCGTTCGTGCCGCTCTACACGATGAACACGGAGGCGGCGCGGAAGCGGCTTTTCCCAACTGACCGGTTCGAGCACTTCACCTACAGTTTCGACGGGCAGCCGTTCTATCATGGCGAGAACATCGTCCTGGGCAAGTTCTGGGAGCTGCTGTTCCGGCTCACGCCGGGTCCCTTCAAGGGCTACCACATGGTGTTCATCCGCAAACGGCCGTGA
- a CDS encoding glycosyltransferase family 2 protein produces the protein MSAVSLSVLIVTYNAGRDIETCLDLLAASRVRRPYEVILVDNASTDGTPERVARAFPWVRVIAEPTNHGFAGGNARALEHARGTAILLLNPDAFLHDPDALAGLLDHLDAQPDVGAVGPRLTFPDGTHQVGDAGYEPRPLSILVHAAGLSGRLGLRGLYLVSRQARGARALDVDWICGACLLLRRSAIAAIGGLESPMFLYGEDVDWGCRLRDAGLRVAYRPDIAVTHLQGGSGSARSARWLDGLAAIYSLRNAGRLLSSPAFFSGPLRLGFTLRAVAYGVAARLRRQPDLARKAEDMRRFSGHLRSLRLRPR, from the coding sequence GTGAGCGCCGTCAGCCTCAGCGTCCTGATCGTCACCTACAATGCCGGCCGGGACATCGAGACCTGCCTGGACCTGCTGGCGGCGAGCCGGGTGAGACGCCCCTACGAGGTGATCCTCGTCGACAATGCCTCCACCGACGGGACGCCCGAGCGCGTCGCGCGGGCCTTTCCCTGGGTGCGGGTCATCGCCGAGCCGACCAATCACGGCTTCGCGGGCGGCAACGCGCGCGCGCTGGAGCACGCGCGCGGTACCGCGATCCTGCTCCTCAACCCCGACGCGTTCCTGCACGACCCGGACGCGCTCGCGGGCCTCCTGGACCATCTCGACGCGCAACCGGATGTCGGGGCGGTCGGCCCGCGCCTGACCTTCCCGGACGGGACGCATCAGGTCGGTGACGCCGGCTACGAGCCGCGCCCGCTCTCGATCCTGGTGCACGCCGCCGGCCTGTCGGGCCGCCTCGGGCTGCGCGGCCTCTACCTCGTGAGCCGCCAGGCCAGGGGGGCGCGGGCGCTCGACGTCGACTGGATCTGCGGGGCCTGCCTGCTGCTGCGCCGCTCGGCGATCGCCGCGATCGGCGGCCTGGAGAGCCCGATGTTCCTCTACGGCGAGGACGTGGACTGGGGCTGCCGACTGCGCGATGCCGGCCTGCGCGTCGCCTACCGCCCGGACATCGCCGTCACCCATCTCCAGGGCGGCTCGGGAAGCGCCCGCTCGGCACGCTGGCTCGACGGGCTGGCGGCCATCTACAGCCTGCGCAATGCCGGGCGGCTCCTGTCGTCGCCCGCCTTCTTCTCCGGCCCGCTCCGGCTCGGCTTCACCCTGCGGGCCGTGGCCTACGGTGTCGCGGCCCGGCTGCGCCGGCAGCCGGACCTCGCCCGCAAGGCCGAGGACATGCGCAGGTTCTCCGGGCACCTGCGCAGTCTTCGTCTCCGACCGCGATGA
- a CDS encoding O-antigen ligase family protein, which produces MSAAPVRALRVLPLAGIGFAAAAGAIALSAAPLKFAVVGLAAAFGGVGALIVGRLYRLTPLLLVALAVGLTVKLDVSFLQHFEAVGQYLPSIGGGAGLTVSVALLVATALIVAKLTGLGEDAPGLRLDRPLVLTQLGFLIAGLLSLSNATDPAYLWFDTWRFAGLLLVSVAVSNLSEGDIRTLALAICALCLVQTAVAGLQYVSGSELGLSVLGEEQIVEENINFSAQRRAGGLKVHPNILGYYYEFVWPLALALALSRGPLLLRLAGAAGAASALVGVVLTLSRASWLTFPVSAALLILLVYRDRLFSRTSLIVLGLLAIVGAVAALYAGPLIWERLTADDGGSAAQRGPLNAAALALFEQFPIFGVGLNNFGNQFAVLDRTGLSRLAGLFDRSNHVVHNLHILILTEVGVVGYAAFALVFGIGIARGFRAARRAPVGDPLAAIAAACAVGLIAHLLHGLVDPGFRLNLGIAELLYTGLGLIAGVRAAQRRRAVAASRAVASTGPIGAARARPERIPVPSGRRPSLAAYGDRP; this is translated from the coding sequence ATGAGCGCGGCGCCCGTCCGCGCGCTGCGGGTCCTGCCGCTCGCCGGGATCGGCTTCGCGGCCGCGGCCGGGGCGATCGCCCTGAGCGCGGCGCCGCTCAAATTCGCCGTCGTCGGCCTCGCGGCGGCCTTCGGCGGGGTCGGCGCCCTGATCGTCGGGCGGCTCTATCGCCTCACGCCGCTCCTGCTCGTCGCCCTCGCGGTCGGGCTGACGGTCAAGCTCGACGTCAGCTTCCTCCAGCATTTCGAGGCCGTCGGGCAGTACCTGCCGAGCATCGGCGGCGGCGCCGGCCTGACGGTGAGCGTCGCCCTGCTGGTGGCCACGGCGCTGATCGTCGCCAAGCTCACCGGACTCGGGGAGGACGCCCCGGGCCTGCGGCTCGACCGGCCCCTCGTGCTGACGCAGCTCGGCTTCCTGATCGCGGGGCTGCTCTCGCTCTCCAACGCCACCGACCCGGCCTATCTCTGGTTCGACACGTGGCGCTTCGCCGGCCTCCTCCTGGTCTCGGTCGCGGTCTCGAACCTGTCCGAGGGCGACATCCGGACCCTCGCGCTGGCGATCTGCGCCCTCTGCCTCGTCCAGACCGCGGTGGCAGGCCTGCAATACGTCTCGGGCTCGGAACTCGGCCTGTCGGTGCTGGGCGAGGAACAGATCGTCGAGGAGAACATCAACTTCTCGGCCCAGCGCCGCGCCGGCGGACTGAAGGTCCACCCGAACATCCTCGGCTACTACTACGAGTTCGTCTGGCCGCTCGCCCTGGCGCTGGCCCTGTCGCGCGGCCCGCTGCTCCTGCGCCTCGCGGGGGCGGCGGGCGCCGCCTCGGCCCTGGTCGGCGTGGTCCTGACCCTGTCGCGCGCGTCCTGGCTGACCTTCCCGGTCTCGGCCGCCCTCCTGATCCTGCTGGTCTACCGCGACCGCCTGTTCTCCCGGACGAGCCTGATCGTCCTCGGCCTGCTGGCGATCGTCGGCGCCGTCGCGGCGCTCTACGCCGGCCCGCTGATCTGGGAGCGGCTCACCGCCGACGACGGCGGCTCGGCCGCCCAGCGCGGCCCGCTGAACGCCGCGGCCCTCGCCCTGTTCGAGCAGTTCCCGATCTTCGGCGTCGGCCTGAACAACTTCGGCAACCAGTTCGCGGTTCTCGACAGGACCGGCCTGTCCCGGCTCGCCGGTTTGTTCGACCGGTCGAACCACGTGGTGCACAACCTGCACATCCTGATCCTCACCGAGGTCGGGGTCGTCGGCTACGCGGCCTTCGCGCTGGTCTTCGGCATCGGCATCGCCCGGGGCTTCCGCGCCGCCCGCCGCGCCCCGGTGGGCGATCCGCTCGCGGCGATCGCGGCCGCCTGCGCGGTCGGCCTGATCGCGCACCTGCTGCACGGGCTGGTCGATCCGGGCTTCCGCCTGAATCTCGGCATCGCCGAGTTGCTCTACACCGGCCTCGGGCTGATCGCCGGGGTGCGGGCGGCGCAGCGGCGCAGGGCCGTCGCAGCGTCCCGGGCGGTCGCGTCGACGGGCCCGATCGGCGCGGCGCGCGCGCGTCCGGAGCGGATCCCCGTGCCGTCCGGGCGTCGCCCATCCCTCGCAGCGTACGGAGACCGTCCGTGA